The sequence GAACACGCTTTATCTGGCGACCAATCAAGCCCTGTATGCTATCAATGCAGAGACCGGTGTCCCGAGGTGGAAAAAAACTGAGTATAAGGGGATTAAAGATTTGACCATCGGCCTGGACGGCACTCTTTATGCCGTGGCGTGTGGCGATGCTTCCTGTGTGATTGCCCTGGAAGGCGATGGAACACCTTTGGCAAAAGGCCCGTGGCCGAAGTTCAGAGGCAACCTGGCGAACACTGGGCAATTTTTAGACAGCACAGCGGAGGACCCTGTCGAACCACCTATCGCTGCTAACGTAACTACCTCGCACGATACGGTGGAAGGCCTGCAAACGGTAACGTTAGATGGGCGCGCTTCTCATACTGATTCAGAAGGTGGATTAAAGTATCGCTGGAAACAAGCCGGGGGTCCGCTGCTTAAAACCCGTATTATCGGTGAAACCCATTCTCAGGCGGCGATCGAAATTCCTCCGGTGAGCAGCGCCACAGCTTTTAATTTCAGGCTTGAAGTCACGGATGGGGAAGGGCGCACGGCTAGCAATAACACTGAGGTGCTTGCGAATCCGCCTGAAATAATGCATCCGCCTCGGTTCACCGTCTCCCCTTCAGCCAAAAAGTCAGTGAAAGGTCCCAAGCGTATCAAGTTGACGGCCCTTTTGTCACCTCTCAATACGTTGGGCGACCCAGTGACTTCTGGCTGGAGCGAAACGACGACCGGTTACAAAGCCGGTATTGTCAGAGATCGTGTGCGTTCCGATCAGGTGATCGCAACCATTCCACACGTGACCGAGAAGACAACTTTTACATTCGAATTCACCGCGACCAATAGTGCCGGTACCAACAGCGAGATAGTGACTATTCACGTCATGCCTTAAGAGCCTGCGAGGTTTGGTGTGCCGCGCTAATTTTTTTTTGCTTAGGTGTTTCAGGATGCGCGCCAAGCCCATCAGGTCAACGGCTAAAAGGTGCGATATCAGTCCAGAGAGATCACGAACAAAAAAATGCCATGCCACTTAATACTTCCTCGCTATTAAAAGATGCATGACCTTTAGAAAGGAGATTGCATTAAAAATAATTCATCTCGATCATTGAAAAAAATTAGAAATTCTTTAGTAATAGATAGCAATGGCGGCATTAAAAAAAATAGAGCGAAGGCATTTTTTTTAAGGATGATAGAGATGCATACATGAGAATTGCAACGGAGAAATTTGATTATATTGTGGTGGGTGCGGGATCATCCGGATGCGCACTCGCGGGACGATTGGCCCGGCTTCTTCCGCAGGCAAACATCGCTCTGATCGAGTCGGGGCCGAATGATCATAGCGCGCTCGTCAAAATTCCAGCTGCTTTGATTCTACAGTTACCGGTTCGCTCGGGGCGCAACTATGCGTACCAGACCGTTCCGCAACAGGGGCGCAATGATCGGTGTGGCTATCAACCCCGGGGAAGAGGTCTGGGCGGTTGCAGCTCTATCAACGCCATGGTGTATATACGCGGGCATCCCGGCGATTACGACAGCTGGGCGGACGGCGGATGCAATGGTTGGCGCTGGGAGAGGTCACGCATAGACGAATCCCTCACGTTACTTTTTTTGACTTAATGCACAGGATCAGTCATGCAATTACGATACGGATGGTGAATGCCCATTGGGTGAAATGGATATTTTCAGCATGGCTCTTGAAGGTCATTGCAGATAGCATTACCGTCTGAAGTTTTTTGTACGGTTTCAGAGAATTATTTTCTACCGATGGCGACCGCATGCGTGTGACCTGGCCGCTTGCCTATCTCCAGTTAACAGTAAGTGGAGAAAAACACCCTACGCGGAGCCTCTTTGGCTTAACGCAGCACCACTGTGATGATATCGGTGGCGCAAAAATCTGCTAAATCCGCCGGTGACATAGTTATCGCGTTGCAGTCGCGCGTTTGAATTTTAGCTGTACTACGTGATCGCAAGGATACCAACCCGGTCGTTATTCCTATTCTCCTTCTGGTGGTAGAGAACAGCCGTTCGACGATGACTTCATCGTTTTAATCTTCAACTAAAAAGACGCTAAATTATGACAAAAAAT is a genomic window of Glaciimonas sp. PAMC28666 containing:
- a CDS encoding GMC family oxidoreductase N-terminal domain-containing protein, with the protein product MRIATEKFDYIVVGAGSSGCALAGRLARLLPQANIALIESGPNDHSALVKIPAALILQLPVRSGRNYAYQTVPQQGRNDRCGYQPRGRGLGGCSSINAMVYIRGHPGDYDSWADGGCNGWRWERSRIDESLTLLFLT